Sequence from the Kribbella aluminosa genome:
CCGACCAGCAGCGCTTCTCCGCAGTAGGTGCCTCAGGCAACGACGAGATCGACACGCCGAACCTGGACCGGCTCGCGAGCCAGGGTGCATTGTTCGAGAACTGCTACCGGTGTGTGCACCTTCCTCGGCGCGCTCGACGCGGAGGGGCTGGCCGACGACACGCCGGCCGCAACCGAGAACCGCACCCAGCCCCGCATCGCGGACTGGTAAGCCATCGTCAGGCGGTGGTGAAGCGTTGTTCTACGGTGTCGAGGAAGCGCTGGACCTGGCGGTAGGTTTCGGAGCTGTAGGCGCCGACGCTGCGTTCGGTGGACAGCGCCTCGCGCATCGCGTCCAGGTAGCGGCGTTGGATGGCCTCCATCTGTTCGCGGGTGTCCGGCTTGGTGTCGCGTAGCTGGCGGGTGCCGGAGACCAGGCGGGGCACGATGCGGTCCTTGAGGGTGTGGACCACGTCGGGGTCCAGTGGTTCGCCCTCGACGGTCTGGTCCTCGAGGGGGCCGACGGCGTCGATCGCGGACTCGCCGATCAGGCGCATCAGCTCCTGGACCGAGTCCCGCTTGTCCTCGGCGCTCTCCGGACGGAACCGCAGCTTCGCGATCACCGCCGGCAGCGAGATCCCGAACAGCACCAGCGTGATCAGCGCGACGATGAACGCCGCCAGTACGACGGTCGCGCGGTGCGGCGTACCGGCCGGGATCGTCTGCGCCGCGGCGACCGTGACGACACCGCGCATCCCGGCCCAGGCGAGTACCAGCAGCCCGCGTCCGGTGATCGGCTCCCGCTCCTCGAAGTCCGCGTCGGCCCGTCCCCGCGCCAGCCGTTTCCGCGCCCACGCGACCCGGTTCTCCTCGCGCTGGCTCGACGGCTCCATCGAGTCCAGGTGCTCCTCGAACTGATCCAGCTGAGCATGCGTCTGCTCATGCCGATTGTCCGGCCCGAAGTGACTCTGCAACGCGGGCCACGCGAGTCCCAGGAACCGCAGCGCGATCAGCAACCCGACCACCAGCAGCACCAGCAGCGTGATCTCGCCGAGCGTCGTCTCAGCGCGGGCGTCGTTCACCAGCTCCGGCAACTCGTACCCCATCGCGAGGAAGACGCCGCTCTCCAGAATGAAGCTGATCGTCGTCCAGGTGGTCGCCTGCGTCTGCCGGTCGCGGGCGCTGAACCGCCGGGCCCCGAGCGCGCCGGTCAGCAGCCCGGCGATCACCACCGCGAGTACGCCGGACGCGTGCGCCTGCTCGGCCGGGAAGTACGCGAGGAACGGGACGGCGAACGAGATCGTGGTGTTCAGCACCGGATCGTCGAGCCGCTGCCGCAGTACGACGGTCAGGAATCCGACCGCTCCGCCGATCAGGATCGCGCCGACGACCGCCCAGACGAAGTCGAGCACCGTGCGGCCGAGGTTGAAGTGCGTGGTCACGGCCAGCGCGGCCACCGCCGTACGCAGCACCACCAGCGCCGACGCGTCGTTGACCAGGCTCTCGCCCTCGAGC
This genomic interval carries:
- a CDS encoding cation:proton antiporter gives rise to the protein MDHQIVLIAGAGLAIMIAASVFARRTGVAAPLLLVALGIGASYLPSTPAIHIEPEIILAGVLPPLLYTSAVKLPVIDVRRNFGLISWLSVVMVIVSALVIGALVHALFPGISFALAVALGAVVSPTDAVAATAIGRRVGLPPRLMTVLEGESLVNDASALVVLRTAVAALAVTTHFNLGRTVLDFVWAVVGAILIGGAVGFLTVVLRQRLDDPVLNTTISFAVPFLAYFPAEQAHASGVLAVVIAGLLTGALGARRFSARDRQTQATTWTTISFILESGVFLAMGYELPELVNDARAETTLGEITLLVLLVVGLLIALRFLGLAWPALQSHFGPDNRHEQTHAQLDQFEEHLDSMEPSSQREENRVAWARKRLARGRADADFEEREPITGRGLLVLAWAGMRGVVTVAAAQTIPAGTPHRATVVLAAFIVALITLVLFGISLPAVIAKLRFRPESAEDKRDSVQELMRLIGESAIDAVGPLEDQTVEGEPLDPDVVHTLKDRIVPRLVSGTRQLRDTKPDTREQMEAIQRRYLDAMREALSTERSVGAYSSETYRQVQRFLDTVEQRFTTA